In one window of Patescibacteria group bacterium DNA:
- a CDS encoding metal ABC transporter ATP-binding protein, translated as MHGDLIHADDLSLNFGDVTVLDKVGFVIPQGSFVSILGPNGAGKTQLLRIMIGLLNPTSGDITRHFDIKAVGYVPQRLNVDPTFPITVEEFLQLYLQPRGWWVWQKLPKLDDIFAVSHLLKHRIGQLSGGQLQRVLLAGVLSTKPKVLFLDEFSSGIDPHGQAEMYHHLHKLNEKHGISIIMVSHDIDVTAQYADEVLCLNKQLICTGRPQDVFNQQNFEKMYGIPLTKVNEHHHDA; from the coding sequence ATGCACGGGGACTTAATTCATGCCGATGATCTCAGTTTAAACTTTGGTGATGTCACTGTATTAGATAAAGTTGGTTTTGTTATTCCTCAGGGCTCATTTGTGTCGATTCTTGGACCAAATGGAGCCGGGAAAACTCAGTTATTGCGCATTATGATAGGTTTGTTAAACCCAACTTCAGGTGATATCACGCGCCATTTTGATATAAAAGCAGTCGGCTATGTGCCACAACGTCTGAATGTCGATCCAACTTTTCCCATTACAGTCGAAGAATTTTTACAGCTGTATTTACAACCACGCGGTTGGTGGGTGTGGCAAAAGTTACCTAAGCTGGATGATATTTTTGCCGTGAGCCATTTGTTAAAACACCGCATTGGCCAACTCTCCGGTGGTCAACTGCAGCGGGTTTTGCTGGCGGGTGTATTGAGTACCAAACCTAAAGTATTATTTCTTGATGAATTTTCCAGTGGCATAGATCCGCACGGCCAAGCTGAAATGTATCATCACTTACACAAGTTGAATGAAAAACACGGCATCTCTATTATCATGGTATCACACGATATTGACGTTACCGCCCAATACGCCGACGAAGTATTATGTTTGAACAAACAATTAATCTGTACCGGCCGACCGCAAGATGTTTTTAATCAGCAGAATTTTGAAAAAATGTACGGCATCCCATTGACCAAAGTAAATGAACACCATCATGACGCTTGA
- a CDS encoding metal ABC transporter permease, with translation MTLDTLLQLFALPFMQRALLAGLCIGMAAAFLGVFITLRNLSFYSDTIAHSALAGIALGLLLNISPTVAAIIFCIGIGIATVYIKNRSVISLDTVVGVIFSAGLSLGVILMSLLPTYRSELFSILFGDILTLSWLDVGLAGAITVGVVIFLLYTSRRLLLMTFSQDFTFVRGVNGVALDYAFFIITALTIAVSIKIVGIILVTGLLILPAAVAKNIAHSFKQLVWLAMIMSVVATITGLTLSLLFDLPAGPTIILVSATGFGLSLFARR, from the coding sequence ATGACGCTTGATACTCTACTCCAATTATTTGCTCTACCGTTTATGCAACGAGCCTTGCTGGCTGGTTTGTGTATTGGCATGGCCGCGGCGTTTTTAGGGGTGTTTATTACCTTACGCAATTTATCGTTTTATTCAGACACGATCGCGCACTCAGCTTTGGCGGGTATTGCCCTGGGTTTACTCCTAAATATTTCTCCAACTGTGGCGGCGATTATTTTCTGTATTGGTATTGGCATTGCCACGGTGTATATAAAAAACCGCTCAGTGATTAGCTTAGATACGGTAGTGGGAGTTATTTTTTCAGCCGGTTTGTCTTTAGGTGTGATCTTAATGAGTTTATTGCCCACCTATCGCTCTGAATTATTTAGTATTTTATTTGGCGATATTCTCACGCTCTCTTGGCTCGATGTTGGTTTAGCTGGAGCCATTACTGTTGGTGTCGTTATTTTCTTACTCTACACCAGTCGACGTTTATTACTTATGACCTTCTCACAAGATTTCACTTTTGTGCGTGGTGTGAACGGTGTGGCTCTTGATTATGCTTTTTTTATCATCACTGCTCTCACTATCGCTGTCAGTATCAAAATTGTTGGTATAATATTAGTCACTGGGTTATTAATTTTACCGGCGGCTGTGGCGAAAAATATTGCTCATTCTTTCAAACAGCTGGTTTGGTTAGCTATGATTATGAGCGTAGTGGCTACCATCACTGGCCTGACTTTATCTTTGTTGTTTGATTTACCGGCCGGACCAACCATTATTCTGGTATCAGCGACTGGTTTCGGTCTATCGCTATTTGCTCGACGCTAA
- the truB gene encoding tRNA pseudouridine(55) synthase TruB: protein MLLIDKPEGLSSFAVVAQVRRALGVKRIGHAGTLDPLATGLLIVLVGRDETKQQDSFMKLDKEYVVTIELGKFSTTDDREGELTMTNLPLPTKVEFATTLKKFIGSIQQTPPIYSAIHVNGARAYKLARSGQTDMVIPTRTVIIHDIELLDFKLPHVTLRVACGHGTYIRSLAHDLGGYVTALRRTKIGQYNVAQAISVEQIAIDRNQSLIPE from the coding sequence ATGTTACTGATCGACAAACCCGAAGGCTTGTCTTCTTTCGCCGTGGTGGCACAAGTGCGGCGGGCTTTAGGTGTGAAGCGAATTGGGCATGCCGGCACACTTGACCCGTTAGCCACCGGTCTATTGATTGTGTTAGTCGGACGTGATGAAACCAAACAGCAAGATAGTTTTATGAAACTGGATAAAGAGTATGTGGTAACAATTGAATTGGGTAAATTCAGCACCACAGATGATCGTGAGGGTGAGCTGACCATGACAAATTTACCCTTGCCGACCAAGGTTGAATTTGCCACTACTTTAAAAAAGTTTATTGGATCAATTCAACAAACACCACCAATCTATTCAGCCATTCATGTCAATGGGGCTAGAGCCTATAAGTTGGCTCGCTCTGGTCAAACAGATATGGTTATACCTACACGCACGGTAATTATTCATGATATAGAGCTGTTAGATTTTAAATTACCCCATGTCACACTAAGAGTAGCCTGTGGCCATGGCACCTATATTCGTTCATTAGCACATGATCTGGGTGGTTACGTAACAGCTTTAAGGCGCACTAAAATAGGGCAGTACAATGTGGCTCAAGCCATTAGCGTCGAGCAAATAGCGATAGACCGAAACCAGTCGCTGATACCAGAATAA
- a CDS encoding STAS/SEC14 domain-containing protein — translation MSTVTKRFEYAALGDIIEFTAPDFVLIEFGRSSSDEAENTQETYWVNECLTAIKPLAPHGNLRILADFSRVDSSEYNSHESNKLYQQMLKDPAICKVAAFGLKTGWQLLMDLIGILAPQKLKTFATEQDARAWLNKP, via the coding sequence ATGTCTACAGTCACAAAACGTTTTGAATATGCCGCCTTGGGAGATATTATTGAATTTACCGCACCCGATTTTGTCTTGATCGAGTTTGGTCGATCGTCTAGCGATGAGGCAGAAAATACTCAAGAAACATACTGGGTAAATGAGTGTTTAACGGCCATTAAGCCCTTAGCGCCGCACGGTAATTTACGCATTTTAGCAGATTTTTCACGCGTTGATTCCAGCGAATATAACAGTCACGAGTCAAATAAATTGTATCAGCAAATGTTAAAAGATCCGGCCATTTGTAAGGTAGCGGCGTTTGGATTGAAAACTGGCTGGCAATTATTGATGGATTTAATTGGTATTTTAGCGCCACAAAAGTTAAAGACTTTTGCAACCGAACAAGATGCCAGAGCTTGGCTAAATAAACCATAA
- a CDS encoding thiamine diphosphokinase has protein sequence MKRIALVGNGDFIPCQVQLQTYDVVIALDGGFNHCKVLAIKPDYVLGDGDSITNPPDDFIHDQSQTITDLQKGLNFVQKTFGHEVKIDLFCVTSGERLDHTLNAIYLLTQYKQIQSLFSVNEQIWFVDKSLIIKSPNKTRLSILPYGKNEVDVRISGCKWSGDFHLKSDQSGLSNKTNDENISIIIKSGCVLVSLETIWTKP, from the coding sequence ATGAAAAGAATTGCCTTAGTTGGTAATGGAGATTTTATACCCTGTCAAGTTCAACTGCAAACCTATGATGTTGTTATTGCCCTAGATGGCGGCTTTAATCATTGTAAAGTTTTAGCTATAAAACCTGATTATGTCTTGGGTGATGGTGATTCTATCACAAATCCACCAGATGATTTTATTCACGATCAATCTCAAACCATCACTGATTTACAAAAAGGGCTTAATTTTGTGCAAAAAACATTTGGTCATGAAGTTAAGATTGATTTATTTTGTGTCACGAGTGGTGAACGGCTTGATCATACCCTGAATGCTATTTATTTACTCACTCAGTATAAACAAATCCAGTCACTCTTTAGTGTGAATGAACAAATCTGGTTTGTGGACAAATCACTCATCATTAAGTCGCCCAATAAAACCAGATTATCAATCTTACCATACGGTAAAAATGAGGTTGATGTTAGAATATCTGGTTGTAAATGGAGTGGTGATTTTCATTTAAAAAGTGATCAATCAGGTTTATCCAATAAAACCAACGATGAAAACATCTCTATAATTATTAAATCTGGTTGTGTGCTGGTATCATTAGAAACTATATGGACAAAACCATAA
- a CDS encoding HlyD family efflux transporter periplasmic adaptor subunit, which produces MSSLPQPPTKSWYKRWWIWLLIIVVLLAVAGVIVQQVRSSISSSSTTAEQTVIAERRDLAKTIVTTGKIAPEHSEALSFSFGGSIKELNVAVGDEVSKDDVLAKTSNQSLKAPFDGRVISVSTFVGSTATPGIPVMEIGYRTNFIDFIASESEVFDITTGQTAELTIPTYNTGSTVYHGTVETVSSKKVMLSATENGYLVRIRPTDLPDTVNNRIDLTVNVKVLIAEKTNVLSVERAAIQYDSVDRPFVWTPNSVTPTEPIVQNIVTDFEGDDYIEITSGIKAGDTILLNIPKASTNSIF; this is translated from the coding sequence ATGTCGAGTTTACCACAACCTCCAACCAAATCTTGGTACAAACGCTGGTGGATCTGGCTGTTAATAATTGTTGTCCTGCTCGCTGTTGCCGGTGTAATTGTACAACAAGTGCGCAGCTCAATAAGCTCAAGCAGTACAACCGCTGAACAAACCGTTATAGCAGAGCGCCGTGACTTAGCTAAAACTATCGTGACCACTGGCAAAATTGCCCCAGAACACAGTGAAGCGTTATCTTTTAGTTTTGGTGGTAGTATCAAAGAATTAAACGTTGCGGTTGGCGATGAAGTAAGTAAAGATGATGTTTTGGCTAAAACTTCAAACCAAAGTTTGAAAGCGCCGTTTGATGGTCGAGTTATTTCTGTCAGTACCTTTGTTGGCTCCACTGCTACGCCTGGTATTCCAGTGATGGAAATTGGTTATCGCACAAACTTTATTGATTTTATCGCTTCCGAATCGGAGGTATTTGATATCACTACTGGTCAAACAGCTGAACTAACTATCCCTACTTACAACACTGGTTCAACGGTTTACCATGGTACTGTTGAAACGGTGAGTTCTAAAAAAGTCATGTTAAGTGCTACTGAAAACGGTTATCTGGTTCGTATTCGTCCAACTGATCTACCGGACACTGTGAACAATCGAATTGATTTAACGGTTAATGTTAAAGTTCTGATTGCCGAAAAAACAAATGTTTTGTCGGTCGAACGCGCGGCGATTCAATATGACAGCGTTGATCGACCGTTTGTTTGGACGCCAAATTCAGTGACGCCAACCGAACCGATCGTACAAAACATAGTTACTGATTTTGAAGGAGATGATTATATCGAAATTACATCTGGTATTAAAGCGGGTGATACTATTTTGCTCAATATTCCTAAAGCGTCGACCAATTCAATTTTCTAA
- a CDS encoding ABC transporter ATP-binding protein → MKPSGTPVIKVVNLVKTYWSGSVAVEALRGIDLEVPEGDFLALMGPSGSGKSTLMNVLAFLDAPTSGEYWFAGTNITSFDDNYRAELRNAVLGFVFQQFHLLARTTALDNVALPLLYAGVKKSKARERAYAMLKKVGLAHRIYHRPNELSGGQQQRVSIARALVNNPTVLFCDEPTGNLDSKTSNEIMELIGTLHKEGKTIVMVTHEEEVAAFAARKIILRDGKII, encoded by the coding sequence ATGAAACCATCCGGCACGCCAGTTATTAAAGTGGTTAATTTGGTAAAAACTTACTGGAGTGGCAGTGTAGCCGTAGAGGCCTTACGCGGTATTGACTTGGAAGTACCAGAGGGTGATTTCTTAGCCTTAATGGGTCCATCTGGTTCGGGTAAATCTACTTTAATGAACGTACTGGCTTTCTTGGATGCTCCCACGAGCGGTGAATATTGGTTTGCGGGCACTAATATCACCTCGTTTGATGATAACTACCGCGCCGAATTACGTAATGCAGTGTTGGGATTTGTGTTTCAACAATTTCATCTCCTGGCTCGTACCACCGCACTGGATAATGTCGCCCTTCCCCTACTCTATGCCGGTGTAAAAAAATCCAAGGCGCGTGAACGCGCATACGCAATGTTAAAAAAAGTTGGTTTAGCCCATCGCATTTATCACCGCCCGAATGAACTATCCGGTGGTCAACAACAACGTGTTTCTATAGCTCGAGCTTTAGTTAATAATCCAACAGTGTTGTTTTGTGATGAACCAACCGGTAATTTAGATTCAAAGACATCTAACGAAATCATGGAATTAATTGGTACCTTACATAAAGAAGGTAAAACCATTGTCATGGTCACCCACGAAGAAGAAGTGGCTGCTTTTGCGGCTAGAAAGATTATTTTACGCGATGGTAAAATTATATAG
- a CDS encoding ABC transporter permease yields MMLITHVQTALRQLLSNKAKSALTMLGIIIGIGSVILIMTLGEIAKQFLLGQISQFGTNVIEVASTGSFGPFKEEEPITFSLQDAEALERSSLLSDMEAISAAYTSAGTLEYDSKKYQIMIWGDKPAVFTINKLDVLAGRTFTDAEVNRSDRVIVLSQKFAEDVFDTSANAIGKTVTVSGRAFTVLGVVNDPPMSGGPFGGSYTYFPITTTYAYLAPAADNNKVIFLMISTKPETDTELFKDRLSFELKRIKHLDDAQMEGISVASREQMLSIFNNVLLGIQMFVAAIAGISLFVGGIGIMNIMLVTVKERTKEIGLRKAVGAKNSSILIQFLIEAAVLTTVGGLIGIGSALGLANLAVFVVNIVQPTWAIHFVLVPSAIILACAVSMSTGFIFGLYPAMKAAKLHPIEALRYE; encoded by the coding sequence ATGATGCTTATTACTCACGTTCAAACTGCACTACGCCAATTACTCTCCAACAAAGCCAAATCAGCTTTAACCATGTTGGGTATTATTATCGGAATCGGTTCAGTTATTTTAATTATGACCTTAGGTGAAATTGCCAAACAGTTTTTGTTGGGTCAGATTTCTCAATTTGGTACCAATGTGATAGAAGTTGCCTCCACTGGTTCGTTCGGTCCTTTCAAAGAAGAAGAACCAATCACTTTTAGTTTGCAAGATGCCGAAGCCCTCGAGCGTTCCAGTTTATTATCTGATATGGAAGCGATCTCAGCGGCTTATACTTCAGCTGGTACCTTAGAATACGACAGTAAAAAATATCAGATCATGATTTGGGGAGACAAGCCAGCTGTATTTACCATAAACAAACTGGATGTTTTAGCGGGTAGAACTTTCACTGATGCTGAAGTAAATCGTAGTGATCGAGTGATTGTATTATCGCAAAAATTTGCTGAAGATGTGTTTGATACATCGGCTAATGCTATTGGTAAAACAGTAACGGTGTCGGGTCGCGCCTTTACGGTTTTAGGTGTCGTTAATGATCCCCCCATGAGTGGTGGACCTTTTGGCGGTAGCTATACATATTTTCCTATCACCACCACTTATGCATATTTAGCCCCAGCGGCCGATAATAATAAAGTGATTTTTTTAATGATTTCTACCAAACCAGAAACTGACACTGAACTATTTAAAGATCGCCTCTCATTTGAACTAAAAAGAATTAAACATTTAGACGATGCCCAGATGGAAGGTATTAGCGTGGCCAGTCGTGAACAAATGCTCAGTATTTTTAACAATGTGTTGCTTGGTATCCAAATGTTTGTCGCCGCTATCGCAGGCATCTCACTGTTTGTTGGTGGTATTGGGATTATGAATATCATGTTAGTGACAGTTAAGGAACGCACCAAAGAAATTGGTTTACGTAAGGCCGTGGGTGCCAAAAATAGTTCAATACTGATTCAATTCTTAATTGAAGCGGCTGTGTTAACCACGGTGGGTGGTTTGATTGGTATTGGTAGTGCCTTAGGTTTAGCTAACCTGGCTGTATTTGTGGTTAATATTGTGCAACCCACTTGGGCTATTCATTTTGTACTGGTGCCATCAGCTATTATTTTAGCCTGTGCTGTATCTATGAGTACCGGATTCATTTTTGGCCTGTATCCAGCGATGAAAGCCGCTAAATTACACCCTATCGAGGCACTCAGGTATGAGTAA
- a CDS encoding cob(I)yrinic acid a,c-diamide adenosyltransferase encodes MSKIYTKTGDKGTSGLFGGERVKKNHPRLEAYGTLDELNSHVGLIVALLPAQQTQLQTIQKTIQNIASHLALAPLPQLSPDLITDLEKSIDKMTSTLPELHEFILPGGNIISSQIHIARTVCRRAERNIITLAETDTIDPLIIQYINRLSDWLFTLARYVQYNSH; translated from the coding sequence ATGAGTAAAATATACACCAAAACAGGAGATAAAGGCACGTCGGGGTTGTTTGGGGGTGAACGAGTAAAAAAAAATCATCCAAGATTAGAGGCGTATGGCACATTAGATGAATTAAACAGCCATGTGGGTTTAATTGTGGCTTTACTCCCCGCTCAGCAAACTCAATTACAAACTATTCAAAAAACCATTCAAAATATTGCGTCACACCTGGCCCTCGCTCCCTTACCTCAATTGTCACCTGATTTAATTACTGATCTGGAAAAATCTATTGATAAAATGACATCTACTCTACCTGAACTGCACGAATTCATCCTACCGGGTGGAAATATCATTTCTAGCCAAATTCACATTGCCAGAACAGTCTGTCGCCGGGCAGAAAGAAATATTATTACCTTGGCTGAAACAGACACAATTGATCCGTTAATTATTCAATATATAAATAGATTATCAGATTGGTTATTTACCCTAGCCCGTTATGTCCAATACAATAGCCACTAA
- a CDS encoding BadF/BadG/BcrA/BcrD ATPase family protein: MSNTIATKTKVQPQLQLQTTGLVLGLDVGATKTTAAIGDSKRIYSQGENGPGNIHDNTPNDIITHLRSATDQAVKQLHLAQLPQFRAIVVGMAGIDSPHDQSLAEKLVIQALKTWLAPHCQLQVMNDIHIVRSSGSDDPYGMALIAGTGSHCFGINHKGELAHAGGLEYILSDEGSAYEMGLKALRAAIRSGDGRIKPTGLEKAVLKHFKVGTIRSLEPVVYHGTGLRKTDIAQLAKLVDAQAKKGDWRALEIIDETMAELVLLVSAVVQRLKLQAVPFDLVVVGGVFNISALPFLDTFKKKIKPICPRAEVIQPKYPPVYGAVRLAAAMV, encoded by the coding sequence ATGTCCAATACAATAGCCACTAAAACCAAAGTCCAACCACAACTCCAATTACAGACGACTGGTTTAGTGTTAGGTTTAGATGTGGGTGCTACAAAAACCACTGCAGCCATCGGTGATAGTAAACGAATTTATAGTCAGGGCGAAAATGGCCCGGGTAACATTCATGATAATACACCAAATGACATTATAACTCATTTACGTTCTGCCACAGACCAAGCTGTTAAACAACTGCACCTCGCGCAACTTCCGCAATTTCGCGCGATCGTAGTGGGTATGGCCGGCATCGATTCACCGCACGATCAATCGTTAGCGGAAAAATTAGTTATACAAGCTTTGAAAACCTGGTTGGCACCGCACTGCCAATTACAAGTCATGAATGATATTCATATCGTTAGAAGTAGTGGGAGCGATGATCCGTACGGTATGGCTTTAATTGCCGGTACTGGCTCGCATTGTTTTGGTATAAATCATAAAGGTGAATTGGCTCATGCTGGAGGTTTAGAATATATATTATCTGATGAAGGGAGTGCTTATGAAATGGGTCTCAAGGCCTTACGCGCCGCGATTCGTAGTGGTGATGGCCGAATTAAACCAACTGGCCTAGAAAAGGCTGTTCTTAAACATTTCAAAGTAGGTACAATCAGATCACTGGAACCGGTTGTTTATCATGGAACCGGTTTAAGAAAAACCGACATTGCGCAGTTAGCCAAACTAGTTGACGCTCAAGCTAAAAAAGGTGATTGGCGCGCTTTAGAAATTATTGACGAAACCATGGCTGAACTGGTTTTATTAGTCTCGGCTGTTGTGCAGCGTCTTAAACTGCAGGCTGTCCCATTTGATTTAGTTGTAGTCGGCGGTGTCTTTAATATCAGTGCGCTACCATTCTTAGATACATTCAAAAAGAAGATTAAACCAATCTGTCCACGAGCCGAAGTGATACAACCGAAATACCCACCGGTATATGGCGCTGTGCGTTTAGCGGCCGCTATGGTTTAA
- the queG gene encoding tRNA epoxyqueuosine(34) reductase QueG gives MTPDFSAQLVHWAQTHLGFLRVGIIPTEPAQTFPQFSEWLDHRYQADMNWLETNQRKEKRADIRNILPTGQSVITLVYTYRTSDLPDAIKNDPRRGIFARYTWGKDYHKVIKKKLLVLIKYLEEQLGDTVSARAYVDTGPILERDLAERAGLGFIGNNSMLINSLYGSYLFICEIIVNKNLAPVIYKKTGGCRTCHTCLANCPTQAIVKNKVIDARRCLSYLTIESKTSIPEQFRPLLKNNIYGCDICQEVCPWNGTEQAKQTQNDWFDAALERQAPYLTDLAQLTEATFLERFKGTPIMRVKRSGLLRNVAVALGNSGHTGHIKTLEWLVHDNDPLIREHAEWGLNRLQK, from the coding sequence ATGACACCAGATTTTAGTGCGCAACTTGTCCACTGGGCTCAAACTCACTTGGGGTTTCTACGAGTGGGTATAATACCGACTGAACCAGCGCAGACTTTTCCACAATTTAGTGAATGGTTAGATCATCGCTATCAAGCTGACATGAACTGGTTAGAAACTAATCAACGAAAAGAGAAACGGGCTGATATTCGTAATATTTTGCCGACTGGTCAATCTGTCATTACACTGGTTTATACGTATCGAACTAGTGATCTGCCAGATGCGATCAAAAATGATCCGAGGCGCGGGATATTTGCGCGGTATACTTGGGGTAAAGATTACCATAAAGTCATCAAGAAAAAATTATTAGTGTTAATTAAATATTTAGAAGAACAATTAGGGGATACAGTCTCAGCACGCGCTTATGTTGATACTGGGCCAATTTTAGAACGAGACTTAGCCGAACGCGCTGGACTGGGTTTTATCGGTAATAACTCAATGTTAATAAATTCGCTGTATGGCTCATATTTATTTATTTGTGAGATTATTGTGAATAAGAATTTAGCACCAGTTATTTATAAAAAAACTGGTGGTTGCCGAACCTGTCATACTTGCTTGGCAAATTGTCCAACTCAGGCCATTGTAAAAAATAAAGTCATAGATGCCAGACGGTGTTTGTCTTATTTAACCATTGAAAGTAAAACTAGTATTCCAGAACAATTTAGGCCGTTATTGAAAAATAACATTTATGGTTGTGATATCTGCCAGGAAGTCTGTCCGTGGAATGGAACCGAGCAGGCTAAACAGACTCAGAATGACTGGTTTGATGCAGCGTTAGAGCGGCAGGCACCATATTTAACAGACTTGGCTCAATTAACTGAAGCAACTTTTTTGGAACGGTTTAAAGGAACGCCGATTATGCGTGTGAAACGATCCGGTTTATTACGCAATGTGGCCGTGGCTCTAGGTAATTCTGGTCACACAGGGCATATTAAAACCTTAGAGTGGTTAGTCCATGATAATGATCCTTTAATTAGGGAACATGCTGAATGGGGATTGAATAGATTACAAAAATAG
- a CDS encoding class I SAM-dependent methyltransferase, with translation MRTDWNKVSIWYGKHLQKPDTYQHSLIFPKTLHLLQPQPDKHYLDIACGEGALAEHIIKTKNTHVTGVDLAPNLIAQANKKQLRNCHFIVGDATNFPKQILEHQFDGATCILALQNIADITPIFKATAKVLKPNSPLIIVLNHPCFRPPQQSGWGFDEPRKLQYRRIDTYMSSYHVNLTAHPGKKTTVSTVSFHRPLQDYINGLGVAGFMIDRLEEWTSNRASQPGGRAKAENRSRQEFPLFMAIRAYVTSF, from the coding sequence ATGAGAACCGATTGGAATAAAGTATCTATCTGGTATGGTAAACATCTGCAAAAACCAGATACTTACCAACATAGTTTAATTTTCCCCAAAACACTGCACTTATTACAACCACAACCAGATAAACATTACCTAGATATTGCCTGTGGTGAAGGGGCGTTGGCCGAGCATATCATAAAAACCAAAAATACTCACGTCACCGGGGTAGATCTTGCCCCAAATTTAATCGCTCAGGCTAACAAAAAACAGTTACGTAACTGCCACTTTATAGTAGGTGATGCCACTAATTTTCCCAAACAAATTCTTGAACACCAGTTTGATGGCGCCACTTGTATTTTAGCTTTACAAAATATCGCAGATATCACACCGATTTTCAAAGCCACCGCTAAAGTTCTAAAACCAAACTCCCCTTTGATTATTGTCTTAAACCATCCTTGTTTTCGTCCACCGCAACAAAGCGGCTGGGGGTTTGATGAACCACGTAAACTCCAGTATCGCCGGATTGATACGTATATGAGTAGTTATCATGTGAACTTGACGGCCCATCCCGGTAAAAAAACCACTGTGAGTACAGTATCATTTCATCGCCCGTTACAAGATTACATAAATGGTTTAGGAGTCGCTGGTTTTATGATTGATCGCCTCGAAGAATGGACCTCCAATCGTGCCAGTCAACCGGGTGGTCGTGCCAAAGCCGAAAATCGATCCCGCCAGGAGTTTCCGTTGTTTATGGCGATTAGAGCTTATGTCACCTCTTTCTGA